One window of the Oceanicaulis sp. genome contains the following:
- a CDS encoding FixH family protein: MSTGDWNDVHEGPAKFRIKGWHVLAMMVAFFGVIFTVNTLFITLALGSFPGEQTRRSYMQGLQYNDVIAEREAQAALGWTAAANLTAETVIVSVRDANANPVTNLQLEGALRRPADMDLDHALAFEEIRPGVYSAPVSGLLEGRYILEAQSAGELPFVLESELWRR, encoded by the coding sequence ATGAGCACCGGCGACTGGAACGACGTTCACGAGGGCCCGGCGAAGTTCAGGATCAAGGGCTGGCACGTGCTGGCGATGATGGTGGCGTTTTTCGGCGTCATCTTCACGGTGAACACGCTTTTCATCACCCTGGCGCTGGGCAGCTTTCCCGGCGAGCAGACCCGGCGCTCCTACATGCAGGGCCTGCAATACAACGATGTCATCGCCGAGCGCGAAGCCCAGGCGGCGCTGGGCTGGACGGCGGCGGCCAATCTCACCGCCGAGACCGTGATCGTCAGCGTGCGCGACGCGAACGCGAACCCGGTGACCAATCTGCAGCTCGAAGGCGCGCTGCGCCGGCCCGCCGACATGGATCTCGACCACGCCCTCGCCTTCGAGGAGATCCGGCCCGGCGTCTATTCCGCGCCGGTGAGCGGGCTTCTGGAAGGCCGTTATATTCTTGAAGCGCAGTCGGCGGGCGAATTGCCCTTCGTTCTGGAGAGCGAGCTGTGGCGGCGCTAG
- a CDS encoding heavy metal translocating P-type ATPase, protein MAALDAGFAPSAPSPLDERREEAAAHVRAGPEEGRKRLDLAVTGATCAACIQKIEGALTKMDGVRRARLNLSTGRLGVEFAGADERAGDFLMAVEALGYGARPYSAEAADDARTREEKRLLRALAVSGFAMMNVMLLSISVWAGEGEMDLATKTLMHWISGLIALPAVAYAGMPFFESGWRSLKARRVNMDVPISLAVLLACVLSIYETAMGHGEAYFDAAVMLLFFLLIGRYLDQRLRAKAGRAARDLASLQASIAHRIGEDGAVKAVPARDVAPGELLLIKTGERFPVDGVIETGDSRADAALVTGETEPVALTPGAEAFSGMINLGAPVKLRASAASADSLLAEIARLVEAGEQSKSRYVQYADHAARAYVPAVFVMAAATLLGWLAIGGSPHDAIMNAIAVLIITCPCAMALVAPAVQVVACGRLFQAGVLVKSGDALERLADAKTVVFDKTGTLTRGAPELLNGETLGAETIETAARLARASRHPLSRAAVRAAGPGKLAEAVTETAGGGLEGLVDGRLVRFGSARFCEVDSTGDAALEAWLSVEGRAPVRFVFSDALRPGAAEALRALEAQGLSSELLSGDRAEPVASAAEALEIGRWKAGLKPQDKIARIEALKAEGLAPVMVGDGLNDAPALASAYVSISMGSAAEISRDAADLVVQGDRLTAIPRAVEIARTAKRRMMENFALANIYNAIAVPLAVFGLVNPLVAALAMSSSSIVVMLNALRLARS, encoded by the coding sequence GTGGCGGCGCTAGACGCCGGTTTCGCGCCTTCAGCCCCCTCCCCGCTCGACGAGCGCCGCGAGGAGGCCGCCGCCCATGTGCGCGCCGGCCCCGAAGAGGGGCGCAAGCGCCTCGATCTCGCGGTCACCGGAGCGACCTGTGCGGCCTGCATCCAGAAGATCGAAGGCGCGCTCACGAAGATGGACGGCGTCAGGCGCGCGCGGCTGAACCTCTCCACCGGCCGGCTGGGCGTGGAGTTCGCCGGCGCCGACGAGCGGGCGGGCGATTTCCTCATGGCGGTCGAGGCGCTGGGCTACGGCGCGCGGCCCTACTCCGCCGAAGCCGCCGACGACGCCCGCACCCGCGAGGAAAAGCGCCTTCTGCGCGCGCTGGCCGTCTCCGGCTTCGCGATGATGAACGTGATGCTGCTCTCGATCAGCGTCTGGGCGGGCGAAGGCGAGATGGACCTCGCCACCAAGACGCTGATGCACTGGATCTCGGGGCTTATCGCGCTTCCGGCGGTGGCCTATGCCGGGATGCCCTTCTTTGAAAGCGGCTGGCGGAGCCTCAAGGCGCGGCGGGTCAATATGGACGTGCCGATCTCGCTGGCGGTGCTGCTGGCGTGCGTTCTGTCGATCTACGAGACCGCGATGGGTCATGGCGAGGCGTATTTCGACGCCGCGGTCATGCTGCTCTTCTTTCTGCTGATCGGCCGCTATCTCGACCAGCGCCTGCGCGCCAAGGCCGGCCGGGCCGCGCGCGATCTCGCCTCGCTGCAGGCCTCCATCGCCCACAGGATCGGCGAGGACGGCGCGGTGAAGGCCGTGCCCGCCCGCGACGTCGCGCCCGGCGAGCTTCTGCTGATCAAGACCGGCGAGCGCTTCCCCGTGGACGGCGTGATCGAGACCGGCGACAGCCGGGCCGACGCGGCGCTGGTCACCGGAGAGACCGAACCGGTCGCCCTGACGCCCGGCGCGGAGGCGTTTTCGGGGATGATCAATCTCGGCGCGCCGGTGAAACTGCGCGCCAGCGCGGCGAGCGCAGACTCCCTGCTGGCAGAGATCGCCCGGCTGGTCGAAGCCGGCGAGCAGTCGAAATCGCGCTACGTGCAGTACGCCGACCACGCTGCGCGCGCCTATGTGCCGGCGGTGTTCGTCATGGCGGCTGCGACCTTGCTGGGCTGGCTCGCGATCGGCGGCTCGCCGCACGACGCGATCATGAACGCGATCGCGGTGCTGATCATCACCTGCCCCTGCGCGATGGCGCTGGTCGCCCCGGCGGTACAGGTGGTCGCCTGCGGACGGCTGTTTCAGGCCGGCGTGCTGGTCAAATCCGGCGATGCGCTGGAGCGGCTGGCCGATGCGAAAACCGTCGTCTTCGACAAGACCGGCACGCTGACCCGCGGCGCGCCGGAACTTCTGAACGGCGAAACCCTGGGCGCCGAGACCATAGAGACCGCCGCCCGACTCGCCCGCGCCTCGCGCCATCCGCTCAGCCGCGCCGCCGTCCGGGCCGCAGGGCCGGGAAAGCTGGCCGAGGCGGTGACCGAGACCGCCGGAGGCGGGCTGGAGGGCCTGGTCGACGGCCGCCTCGTGCGCTTCGGCTCGGCGCGCTTCTGCGAGGTGGACAGCACTGGCGACGCCGCGCTGGAAGCCTGGCTGTCGGTCGAGGGGCGCGCGCCCGTGCGCTTCGTCTTCTCCGACGCGCTGCGCCCCGGCGCGGCCGAAGCGTTGCGCGCGCTCGAGGCCCAGGGCCTGTCCAGCGAGCTTCTGAGCGGGGATCGCGCCGAACCGGTGGCCTCGGCCGCCGAAGCGCTGGAGATCGGCCGCTGGAAAGCCGGCCTCAAACCCCAGGACAAGATCGCCCGGATCGAGGCGCTGAAGGCTGAAGGCCTCGCCCCGGTCATGGTGGGCGACGGGCTGAACGACGCGCCGGCGCTTGCGAGCGCCTACGTTTCGATCTCGATGGGCTCGGCCGCCGAGATCAGCCGTGACGCGGCCGATCTCGTGGTTCAGGGCGACCGTCTGACCGCCATTCCGCGCGCGGTGGAGATCGCGCGGACGGCCAAGCGCCGGATGATGGAGAATTTCGCGCTGGCGAACATCTATAACGCCATCGCCGTGCCGCTGGCGGTGTTCGGCCTGGTCAATCCGCTGGTCGCCGCGCTCGCCATGTCGAGCTCGTCGATCGTCGTCATGCTCAACGCGCTGAGGCTCGCCCGCTCGTGA
- the ccoS gene encoding cbb3-type cytochrome oxidase assembly protein CcoS: MTAILWLIPAALALGALGLVAFFWSMRSGQYEDIEGAAERILIDEDKPIVDEDEPESEDPRER, translated from the coding sequence GTGACCGCGATACTCTGGCTCATCCCCGCCGCCCTGGCGCTCGGCGCGCTCGGGCTCGTCGCCTTCTTCTGGTCGATGCGCTCGGGCCAGTACGAGGACATCGAAGGCGCGGCCGAACGCATCCTCATCGACGAGGACAAACCCATCGTCGATGAGGACGAGCCGGAAAGCGAAGACCCGCGCGAGCGCTAG